One genomic segment of Microvirga ossetica includes these proteins:
- a CDS encoding endonuclease domain-containing protein — translation MCHKLRVCSLASEENPALFDAQRGCCAMLAPPENAVRRGKKRDLAVNHCHGTGQVRALLCTSRHQDIGCCREDPELLTKAIGGVEGAGHEKAPGGILPRARGAFG, via the coding sequence ATGTGTCATAAGCTGCGGGTTTGCAGCCTTGCCTCCGAGGAAAACCCAGCTCTTTTTGACGCGCAGCGCGGATGCTGCGCGATGCTTGCTCCCCCCGAAAATGCGGTGCGCCGTGGCAAGAAAAGGGACCTCGCGGTCAATCACTGCCATGGCACCGGTCAGGTGCGCGCCCTGCTCTGCACATCGCGCCATCAGGACATCGGCTGTTGTAGGGAAGATCCCGAACTGCTTACGAAGGCGATCGGGGGTGTCGAGGGCGCAGGCCACGAGAAAGCCCCCGGAGGAATTCTCCCGAGGGCTCGTGGCGCTTTTGGCTAA
- a CDS encoding phosphatidylglycerol lysyltransferase domain-containing protein, whose translation MLTIPQELADLNKIELSHYADFSNAAALHKAVSWSYFFPYLYFLGMSEPRQALLFEQIEGSILLYRLQERDEKLRLGLLLPPFPFARLPLRRALERMRDFNHNRVGRISRIQESDALPLAREGLEIRFHSDEYIYDCAAVLAMRGGSYEALRRKISHYANTASVVVRDFRKEDAQDCMKLRKKWYKGLLNAGVKVGPYYRYSQECLANAEVFSSDVLSGQVIEVEGTVRAFTFGGTINQRFGSIFITISDHDLPGLAYLQRYHLMKKHPHVAYFNDFSDSGRAGLAQMKRTFRPVRMHGLYSAREQ comes from the coding sequence ATGCTCACGATTCCACAGGAATTGGCGGATCTGAACAAGATCGAGCTGAGCCACTACGCGGATTTCTCGAATGCCGCCGCTCTGCACAAAGCCGTATCTTGGTCCTATTTCTTCCCGTATCTCTATTTCCTAGGAATGAGCGAACCTCGCCAAGCCCTGTTGTTCGAGCAGATCGAAGGATCGATCCTCCTCTACAGGCTGCAGGAGCGCGACGAGAAGCTCAGGCTGGGCCTCCTTCTCCCGCCGTTCCCCTTCGCTCGTCTCCCGTTGCGACGGGCCCTCGAGCGCATGCGGGACTTCAACCACAACCGGGTGGGCCGGATCAGCCGGATCCAGGAGAGTGACGCCCTGCCGCTCGCGCGCGAAGGTCTCGAGATACGCTTCCACAGCGACGAGTACATCTACGACTGCGCCGCCGTTCTCGCGATGAGGGGCGGCTCCTACGAGGCGCTCCGCAGGAAGATCTCGCACTACGCCAACACCGCGAGCGTCGTCGTGCGGGATTTCCGGAAAGAGGACGCGCAGGACTGCATGAAGCTCAGGAAGAAATGGTACAAGGGCCTGCTCAACGCCGGTGTGAAGGTCGGTCCCTATTACCGGTACAGCCAAGAATGCCTGGCAAACGCGGAAGTCTTCTCGAGCGATGTGCTGAGCGGCCAGGTCATCGAGGTGGAGGGCACCGTCCGGGCCTTCACGTTCGGGGGAACGATCAATCAGAGATTCGGCAGCATCTTCATTACCATCTCCGACCACGACCTGCCGGGCCTCGCGTATCTGCAACGCTACCATCTGATGAAGAAGCATCCCCACGTCGCCTACTTCAACGACTTCTCGGACAGCGGGCGGGCCGGGCTGGCCCAGATGAAGCGGACGTTCAGGCCGGTACGGATGCACGGCCTGTATTCGGCACGGGAGCAGTGA
- a CDS encoding phosphatidylglycerol lysyltransferase domain-containing protein: MLIPVRTGELTSLSPIAVEDAEAFRAAAEHAGARAASYYFPRLYFYGQSEAHALRWERHAGAILTYQIRQRKVGSQVKSQMNLFLPPFPFDPAALRHAVQWMRDFNGDRSGRIIFVEEGQALRIAREGFAISVRGEEFIYDRDAVVALRGAAFKGLRQELSRALRAGVVVTRPYTRADYSTCLALTKAWRERLAARGVKPEGYTSTLACLAAADRFPPSLLQGLVAEVDSTVRGFAFGGPLTSTLGSHYLGIADPGVHGLAYLLSHRLMAGWPGLTHFNDSDDAGRPGVRAMKQQFRPVEMHAVFSAREH; the protein is encoded by the coding sequence ATGCTGATTCCAGTCCGTACCGGTGAGTTGACCTCTCTCTCACCCATTGCGGTCGAGGACGCCGAGGCTTTCCGCGCCGCTGCGGAGCACGCAGGTGCGAGGGCGGCCTCCTATTACTTTCCCCGTCTGTACTTCTACGGACAGTCCGAGGCGCATGCGCTGCGCTGGGAGCGCCATGCCGGGGCGATCCTGACCTACCAGATCCGCCAGCGAAAGGTCGGCTCGCAGGTGAAGTCGCAGATGAACCTGTTCCTTCCGCCTTTTCCCTTCGATCCGGCGGCACTGCGGCATGCGGTGCAGTGGATGCGGGATTTCAACGGCGACCGCTCGGGCCGGATCATCTTCGTGGAAGAGGGGCAAGCACTGCGGATCGCGCGGGAAGGCTTCGCGATCTCCGTGAGAGGCGAGGAATTCATCTACGACCGTGACGCGGTCGTGGCGCTGCGAGGGGCGGCCTTCAAGGGATTGCGGCAGGAGCTCTCGCGCGCCCTCAGGGCGGGGGTGGTCGTCACGCGTCCCTATACGAGGGCCGATTATTCCACCTGCCTCGCTCTCACCAAGGCTTGGCGGGAGCGGCTTGCCGCCAGAGGCGTAAAGCCGGAGGGCTACACGAGCACGCTCGCCTGCCTGGCCGCAGCGGATCGCTTTCCACCCTCGCTCCTCCAGGGGCTGGTGGCCGAGGTCGACAGCACTGTGCGCGGCTTTGCCTTCGGAGGCCCGCTCACCTCCACCTTGGGAAGCCATTATCTCGGCATCGCCGACCCGGGCGTTCACGGGCTTGCCTATCTCCTCAGTCACCGCCTCATGGCCGGGTGGCCGGGCCTGACCCACTTCAACGACTCGGACGATGCCGGGCGCCCGGGGGTGCGCGCCATGAAGCAGCAGTTCAGACCCGTGGAGATGCACGCCGTCTTCAGTGCACGGGAGCACTGA